Genomic segment of Euhalothece natronophila Z-M001:
AAAGCGACAGCATCACCGCATATTCCTGTTCCAGCCCAAAGTTAGAGTTTGTGGTTTTCTTCACGGTTCCGGGCCAACTCAGAGTTACGTCGCTCCAATACCCTTGTTCAAATCGGTCTTTGATGGGACAGTTAAATGCTAGTTTGGTATAAAGATTTTCGTCAAACATTTCCTTGATTTTTACTAAGATAAGTGAGGGTCAGTCCTCACATTCTTCTAAATTGATATCATTAATTGCTTTGACAATAATATTGGCAATTTCTGGCGTTAACTCATATTTAATTCCGTCTTCTTCGTGAATAATAAATCCTTGAACATAAATATAATTTTGGTAGATAGTTGCAATTTTAGTTCTTGGACGAAACATAGTTCTTGCACGAAACACCCAAATTGAAAGTTCATTGCTTCCCAAAGTCGTAGCTCTGAGTGATCCTTTTCCTCCCAAGGGCAAAGCATAATGGCAAGTAAGTCTGGTTGTTCTCTTGCCTTGAGTTTTCTCTAAGAATTTTTGAATAAATCTAGAATTATCTTGTTCAATAATTATTTCAGGGCGATTGCCTCCCAATCCAGATGATTCAATTATTTTGGTAAATCTATCAACAGGATTAAAAAACTCTCCCTCATAATATTCAGGATAATCTTTAATTAATCGCCAAAGTTCATTGGTGTATAAATGTTCTTTATTGACGAGATTCAGCATTTTAGGGAAGCTGGTAAAATTTCCTTGACCATCAACATAAGCAATATAGGTATCGGCTCGTCCATCACAAATAAAGCCTAAATGATCAAAAAATCTGAACCAGACTGTATCTTTATACAAACATAAAAAACAATAAGGATGTTGTTGCGCCCATTGCTTTAAGCTCCTCTTTCCGCCACGCACTAAGTAAAAAAAATCGTTTAAACTCATGGTATCTAGGGCTTTTCTTAAGTCGGGCGCAATGGTAAGCCGTAACTCATAGAATGGGTAAAGCTCATTGTTATCACTCCGTCGCATAAACTCTAATTGGCAATGGCATTGATTCGTTTCTAATTGAACTGTTTTTTCTGTGGTGGCTTTCATAATGAAATAAAATGTGTGTAGTAACTTGCAACTTTCACAATTAAAATAACTATTGGTTTTGGCAAAAGATGAATGATTTTAGGTTAACTAAACGTTTATTTTCTCAAATTGCTCCCAAGTTTGACCAAAGTCTTCCAATTCTGGGGCGGAACAAACAACGGTTAAGTAACTCCCATTAATCTGACGTTTAAGACGGCTAATTGCCACGTAAATTGTTGCCAAATCTTGTTCTGAATCCACTCGGTTAATTTGTATCACCATTGCAGAAGATTCCCATCCTTTAAAGCTATGAATAGTTGCTGCCTTAACTCGCGCATCACCCATGTAAAATTCTAATTTACGACCTTTTTTTTCTTCATGGTTTTTTCCAAAGACATGAGCGACCTTAACTCTATTTTGCTTTAACATTTCAACACACTTCAACCCAGAAGGATGATCTTGTGTTAACAGGACAATATCTGAATAAGACAGGGTATCGGGTTCACTCCAAACTGGCATTTTTAAGACAGCTTTGGTGGTAATTGAAGTTATATCTTTTTGATTATCAACTTGTATCCAACGCATTTTAACAGGTGCTACATTGATTTCAGTTTGGGCTGTCTCTGGTTCAGGTAAATTAATAACTGAATTTTCAAGATAGGTTTCAGCAAATTGTTGTAAAGAAGGGATTAGTTGATTGGGAGTGCGATAACAAGTATCTAACCGAACCCAATCCCCTCTAAAACCGGCTCCATTCATGCTTTCTTCTGTCCAAGCCTGAGTGCGTTGGTAAAGGTCTTGGGTTTCATCAGCAACTAATAACATTTCTCCATCCTCTCGACAAACTTGACGTAGAGTATTCCACCAATCAAGGTTATAATCTTGACCTTCATCGACTAGAATTGCGTCAAAGGTAGGAACAGATTCTAGATTTTGATTAATTGCTTGTTTGGTTAACTGAACTAATTCGACTTCTAGAATTTTTGTCAAAATTTCTTGATATTCTTTTTGATCCTGAATACCTTCTAGTTGTTTCCAAAGTTCACGATACTTATTTTGCCAACCAACATCATAACAAACCTGTTTACACCATTCATGAAAATGACACCAAACAACATTGTTAATCTTCTGTCCTGGCACTTGATGACGAACGGCTAAATCTCTTAGATAATGCCATAAGGTAATGTTGTAACTCACCACAAGAACATCTTTTCCTTCTGCGGATAATTGCGCTGCGCGACCTGCTAAGACTAATGATTTTCCTGAACCCGCAGACCCTTTAATCCGACGAAAACCAGTATCCGTGCGACTATTGACTAACTCTTTTTGTTTCTTGTTCAACTCAAGGGGTTGTCGTTGGGTTTTGGCAATATTTGGTTCAATTAACCAATGTCGTAAATCTTTCGCTAATTGGGGTTCCATTAGTTTTGATGAGTTCCATCGCGCAGAAGGAAACACTGCCTTAATATCTTTTTGTTCTAGTGCTTCTTGACCCACAATGGGATAATATTTTTCATTTAATTTAAAGTCTTCAACAAAAGGCTGAAAGAGGTTTTTAACCTTTTGAGTTGGGGCTTTGGTCATAATTACACCTGCTGTAATGACTGCTTTATATTGATAATTGGCAACTGCTTTGTTAGCAATTCGGGGACAGTATAAATTAACCAGACTCTCTTTATACTGCATTACTTTTTCAATGGGATTATCTTTAACTGGAAAATCTTTACCGGTTTTAGACGTTGCCCACAGTTCAGGAAGCCCCGTTTTAGAAAATTTGACTCGATAAGGCATTGCATCTAAATTCCAATCTTTGACTTCAAAAACAGCAATGCCAACTCTTGGGTTTAATAAAACAAAATCGGGACGCAACCCATTCAAGTGAGGTTGAATGTAAATTTCCCAATTGGGAGAGAGTTTTTCGTGAAATAGTTCCAACACTTTTTGTTCACCCCAAGTTAAGGGGGTTCTCAGAGAAGAGAGTTCATTTAGTGCCGGAGAAATAAAGCGGGTTTGAGTTTTCATAAGAGTCATTGATGCACCGTTGAAAAAAATCTTCTTTATTGCTTCTTTAGTACCGAACGCCAGTGATTGATTTGTTTTCGCTTACGACGAGCATTTTGGGGCGTTTTCCTTGCTTTTTTTTTGGCTCCGTCTCGTTTCCATTGGGGTTGTTGGTTCATCATCCTTTCCTGTTTGCTATTTCTATGATTGAGGAAGATGCGGATTTTGTGTTAATGCTCCACGCGAATGGCGGAGTAAAAGTTGGCTTTGGCTTCAAGATTCAGAAGCGTTATCGTCGTCGCCTTGGAATCGTTTTCGCGCTCGACTAATGGCAAGCCAATTATCGGTAATGGTAATTAATGACATGATAGGACCAATATTTTGACCGCGCTGAAAAGCATTTTTCATATTATCTGTCGGCGCTACGGTTTCCATTAGAAAAACAACCCCAAATGCAGTTCCTCCTAACCAGAGTAGAGGTTTCCAGCGTTGCGTATATAAGTAGGGCGCGATCGGGATGAAAAATCCTAATACACTCGAAATCCAAATTCGTTTTTTGCTAAGGCGTTGTTGCTTTTGTTGTTCTAATTCTAAAGGCTGGGTCATTGTTTTTGAGCTTTTGCGAACTTGATTATTTTCATTATTGACTTCTTTTTCCAAACTGTTACCTTCTCCTGCGCGAATAGCCAAAAAAAATTTTTCTTGATACGGAATTGGCTGTTCGCGTAGAAACGGTTTCATCATTCCCATATTCAGAATAATTTGAAGATAGAAATTCTTTTTGGGAATTGTTCATGTTTTAATCTGCTCGTATCGCTTTTGTCCGTAATATCGCAGTTGCTGGGTTTAACGGTTTGATCGCGTTGTCCTATTTCTGCAAAGTGGTCAATCTCCCGAATTCGTTCTCTCCCTTAGAGCGCGATCAAAATTCCTCTGATATTGAACCAGATTAAGGAAAACTTATGCACACGCTTTATGTCGCCCAGCAAGGGTGCTATGTTTGTCGAGAGCAGCAGAAGCTATTGATTAAGAAGGGAGAGGACGTTTTAGGAGAAGTCCAAATTCCTCTTTTGGAACAAGTTTTAGTGTTTGGTCGCTCTCAAATTACTACCCAAGCGATTCAGGTTTGTCTGCAAGAAGATATTCCCATTGCTTTTTTGTCACGGATGGGCTACTGTTATGGGCGCATTATGCCCATTGAGCGGGGATATCGCCAATTGTCCCGCTATCAACAACAGCTAACGCCACAAGAGCGACTGATTATCGCCCAACGCATTGTGGAAACGAAGTTGAAAAATAGTCGGGTTTTCCTGATGCGGCAATATCGCACTTGCCAGAAGGAGAGTATCTCACTAGCGATTAAGTCTCTTAATTATTTTGCTCAGAAAACGTTAACGGTGAGTCACCTTGACCAGTTGATGGGAATTGAAGGCTCGGGCGCAGTGCAATATTTTCAAGCTCTTGGGGAGTGTATTGCTTATGATGAGTTCAAGTTATTGGCACGCACCCGCCGTCCGCCGACTAATCCCACCAATGCCCTGCTCAGTTTTGGTTATCAAATTTTGTGGAATCATCTGCTGACTTTAATCGAAATGCAAGGACTCGATCCTTATTATGCTTGTTTGCATCAAGGCTCAGAACGTCATGCCGCTTTAGCTTCCGACTTGATTGAAGAGTTTCGGGTTCCTATTGTCGATTCTTTAGTGTTGTGGTTGATTAATACTCGAACCATGAATCCAGAGCAAGATTTTCGCTATCAAGAGGGGGGATGTTTTCTTAATGCAGTCGGTCGGAAAAAGTTTCTCAACGCTTGGCTCAAGCGCATGGAACAACCGGTGGGAACTGAAAAACAACCGCGCTGGGATATGCTAACTCGCCAAATTCGGCAATATAAGGAGTTTGTTTATCATCCTGTCCAAGGTTATACCCCCTATGAGATTCAATAGTTGATGCAATTATACGTCGTTACTTACGATATCCCATGCGATAAACGGCGTAAGAAAGTTGCAGAGTTATTGGAGGGTTATGGTCAACGGGTACAATTATCGGTGTTTGAATGTTGTCTGGAAAAACAGAAGTACGAAGCCCTAAAAAAAAGATTGCAAAAACTGGTAAAACTTGATGAAGATAGTGTCCGCTTTTACCCTCTATCTGCTCATAGTTTGTCCCAAGTGGAAATTTGGGGTGGGGTTCCTCTTTCTCAACCGCCTGGGTCAACTATCATTTGATTATCATTCTCAGTTTAGGCGATCGCCTCTGGAAATTGCTGTAATACCGATCCTTTCGTTTACCCGCTCGGTCGCCCACTATTAGGAAGTTCTAGCGATTTAAACTATTTTTCTTTTATGGCAAATAAATTATTTCGCACCCCCCCCTCGGAAATGGCACTTGCAATCCAGTCAGAGTGGGGGCTAAAATTAGAGGGGTCGCTTCCCTACGGGGAAGTGGAATTAATGGAAACCCGTAGGACAAGGGTTGAGGTATGTATAGGTTAGGATGGGGTCGCTTCCCTACGGGGAAGTGGAATTAATGGAAACCTGAATGTACATATTGGTCTCCTTTGATTATTA
This window contains:
- the cas1 gene encoding CRISPR-associated endonuclease Cas1, with product MHTLYVAQQGCYVCREQQKLLIKKGEDVLGEVQIPLLEQVLVFGRSQITTQAIQVCLQEDIPIAFLSRMGYCYGRIMPIERGYRQLSRYQQQLTPQERLIIAQRIVETKLKNSRVFLMRQYRTCQKESISLAIKSLNYFAQKTLTVSHLDQLMGIEGSGAVQYFQALGECIAYDEFKLLARTRRPPTNPTNALLSFGYQILWNHLLTLIEMQGLDPYYACLHQGSERHAALASDLIEEFRVPIVDSLVLWLINTRTMNPEQDFRYQEGGCFLNAVGRKKFLNAWLKRMEQPVGTEKQPRWDMLTRQIRQYKEFVYHPVQGYTPYEIQ
- a CDS encoding UvrD-helicase domain-containing protein encodes the protein MKTQTRFISPALNELSSLRTPLTWGEQKVLELFHEKLSPNWEIYIQPHLNGLRPDFVLLNPRVGIAVFEVKDWNLDAMPYRVKFSKTGLPELWATSKTGKDFPVKDNPIEKVMQYKESLVNLYCPRIANKAVANYQYKAVITAGVIMTKAPTQKVKNLFQPFVEDFKLNEKYYPIVGQEALEQKDIKAVFPSARWNSSKLMEPQLAKDLRHWLIEPNIAKTQRQPLELNKKQKELVNSRTDTGFRRIKGSAGSGKSLVLAGRAAQLSAEGKDVLVVSYNITLWHYLRDLAVRHQVPGQKINNVVWCHFHEWCKQVCYDVGWQNKYRELWKQLEGIQDQKEYQEILTKILEVELVQLTKQAINQNLESVPTFDAILVDEGQDYNLDWWNTLRQVCREDGEMLLVADETQDLYQRTQAWTEESMNGAGFRGDWVRLDTCYRTPNQLIPSLQQFAETYLENSVINLPEPETAQTEINVAPVKMRWIQVDNQKDITSITTKAVLKMPVWSEPDTLSYSDIVLLTQDHPSGLKCVEMLKQNRVKVAHVFGKNHEEKKGRKLEFYMGDARVKAATIHSFKGWESSAMVIQINRVDSEQDLATIYVAISRLKRQINGSYLTVVCSAPELEDFGQTWEQFEKINV
- the cas2 gene encoding CRISPR-associated endonuclease Cas2 translates to MQLYVVTYDIPCDKRRKKVAELLEGYGQRVQLSVFECCLEKQKYEALKKRLQKLVKLDEDSVRFYPLSAHSLSQVEIWGGVPLSQPPGSTII